One window from the genome of Thermoplasmata archaeon encodes:
- a CDS encoding DUF2277 domain-containing protein yields MCRNIKTLFNFDPAATDAEIREASLQFVRKVSGFSKPSRANDDAFNRAVVDVAAAVRNLLDSLVTGSEPRNRELEAARAHARATKRFGKS; encoded by the coding sequence ATGTGCCGGAACATCAAGACCTTGTTCAACTTCGACCCTGCCGCGACCGACGCGGAGATCCGAGAAGCCTCGCTCCAGTTCGTCCGGAAGGTATCGGGATTCAGTAAGCCTTCGCGCGCCAACGATGATGCGTTCAATCGTGCCGTCGTTGACGTCGCGGCGGCCGTCCGGAACTTGTTGGACTCCCTGGTGACCGGTTCGGAGCCGCGGAATCGGGAGCTCGAAGCGGCGCGCGCCCACGCGAGGGCCACGAAACGATTTGGCAAATCTTGA